The proteins below are encoded in one region of Parvicella tangerina:
- a CDS encoding alpha/beta fold hydrolase: MKLNYKREGQGDPLIIIHGLFGSLDNWQTLGKKFAEDFDTILIDQRNHGHSPHSDDFDYDFMAMDLIELIEDLNLQNTNVIGHSMGGKTAMRAAQLRPDLIDKLIVVDIGPKGYPMHHDVILEGLHAIDFNVVKSRGKADEVISKFIEDEGVKQFLLKNLYWKEKGVLDWRINLEVITNNMEKIIGKLPSDEVDIPTLFIRGEKSNYIIEDDYTDIFMQFPNSDIETIYNAGHWIHAENPFDFYNLVMAFLED; this comes from the coding sequence ATGAAACTCAATTATAAAAGAGAAGGACAAGGAGATCCGCTGATCATTATTCATGGATTGTTTGGAAGTTTAGATAACTGGCAAACTTTGGGAAAAAAGTTCGCTGAAGATTTTGACACCATTCTAATTGACCAGCGAAACCATGGTCACTCGCCTCACAGTGATGATTTCGATTATGATTTCATGGCGATGGACCTGATTGAGCTAATAGAAGATCTTAACCTGCAAAACACAAACGTGATTGGTCACTCCATGGGCGGAAAAACAGCCATGAGAGCAGCGCAGTTAAGACCAGACCTCATTGATAAATTAATTGTTGTAGATATCGGACCAAAAGGATACCCAATGCATCATGATGTAATCTTGGAAGGACTTCATGCAATCGATTTTAATGTGGTCAAGTCCAGAGGCAAAGCGGATGAGGTCATATCCAAATTCATAGAAGATGAAGGCGTAAAACAGTTTCTATTGAAAAACCTATACTGGAAGGAAAAAGGAGTTTTAGATTGGCGAATCAACTTGGAGGTGATCACCAATAATATGGAGAAGATTATTGGCAAACTTCCCTCTGATGAAGTAGACATTCCTACTCTCTTTATAAGAGGTGAAAAATCGAATTACATTATTGAGGATGATTACACAGACATTTTCATGCAATTTCCCAACTCAGACATCGAAACGATCTATAATGCCGGTCACTGGATTCACGCGGAAAATCCATTTGACTTTTACAATCTTGTTATGGCTTTTTTGGAAGACTAA
- a CDS encoding nucleoside-diphosphate kinase, giving the protein MAGNRTFTMIKPDAVESNNIGNILQMITDAGFTIKAMKLRRLSEDQAKKFYEVHAERPFYMELVEYMTSGPIVAAILEKDNAVADFRALIGATDPAEAAEGTIRAKYAESKAKNAVHGSDSDENAAIECAFHFADEEIVG; this is encoded by the coding sequence ATGGCTGGAAACAGAACTTTCACAATGATTAAGCCGGATGCGGTTGAATCAAACAACATCGGAAACATCTTACAAATGATCACGGATGCTGGTTTTACAATCAAAGCAATGAAGTTGAGACGACTTTCTGAAGATCAAGCAAAAAAATTCTACGAAGTACATGCAGAAAGACCTTTCTATATGGAGTTAGTTGAATACATGACTTCAGGACCAATCGTTGCTGCAATTTTAGAAAAAGATAATGCAGTAGCTGATTTCAGAGCCTTGATCGGAGCAACTGATCCAGCTGAGGCTGCCGAAGGGACAATCAGAGCCAAATATGCTGAATCTAAAGCAAAAAATGCTGTTCACGGTTCAGATAGTGACGAGAATGCAGCTATTGAATGTGCATTCCATTTTGCAGATGAAGAGATCGTAGGGTAA
- a CDS encoding YybH family protein, producing the protein MKQPLNISILLITLIAISVLPFNSCEEKKVEPQIDRDQVITSIQNKMKNQELCWNNGDIPGFMEHYWQSDSLMFIGKSGITYGWQATLDNYLNSYPDQVNMGTLNFDNNLIRFIDQETIQVIGKWHLTRPELDDLEGHYSLIWKKKDGEWVIISDHSS; encoded by the coding sequence GTGAAGCAACCATTAAACATATCGATCCTGTTAATAACGCTAATTGCTATTAGTGTTCTTCCCTTTAATTCATGCGAGGAAAAGAAAGTTGAACCTCAAATAGACCGAGATCAGGTTATTACATCCATTCAAAACAAAATGAAGAACCAAGAATTGTGTTGGAACAACGGAGATATCCCTGGCTTTATGGAACACTACTGGCAATCAGATTCACTAATGTTTATTGGAAAGTCTGGCATTACCTATGGTTGGCAGGCTACGCTAGACAATTACCTGAATAGCTACCCGGATCAGGTCAACATGGGAACACTTAATTTTGATAATAACCTTATTCGATTCATTGATCAAGAAACGATTCAAGTGATTGGAAAATGGCACTTAACTCGTCCGGAGCTAGATGATCTGGAAGGGCATTACTCGCTGATCTGGAAGAAAAAGGATGGTGAATGGGTCATTATATCTGATCATTCTAGTTAA
- a CDS encoding OmpA family protein encodes MSVFYESNEYELTKEQKAEIINFLDKPNLENIELYGFADTLGNIQANQRISELRVAGVKELILEWYQNVLIITKASGEKQHQGVQFDNQRRVDIVLTYQLEKHEKKIKKIEPIEDVKDSTTKKVQVPDLSQRDVFYETFGSSDRIVIENLLFEPGTTDFLHGNTPNELYYLVDLMDSIQTMKIHIEGHVCCIDDKKLSKERAKTVYFFLRANGIDKSRMTFKGYSNSSPRVKELTKEDEKLNRRVEIVITER; translated from the coding sequence ATGAGTGTGTTTTATGAATCAAATGAATACGAATTAACTAAAGAGCAAAAGGCCGAGATCATCAATTTTCTGGATAAACCTAACTTGGAAAACATTGAGCTATATGGCTTTGCAGATACTTTGGGGAATATACAGGCGAATCAAAGGATTTCTGAGCTGCGGGTTGCTGGGGTGAAGGAACTCATTTTGGAGTGGTATCAGAACGTACTCATTATAACAAAAGCCAGTGGTGAAAAGCAGCATCAGGGTGTTCAGTTTGACAACCAAAGACGAGTGGATATTGTTCTGACCTATCAGCTTGAAAAACATGAGAAGAAGATCAAAAAAATAGAACCCATTGAAGACGTTAAAGATTCTACCACTAAAAAAGTACAAGTACCGGATCTCAGTCAGCGAGACGTATTTTATGAAACCTTTGGCAGTTCTGACCGTATTGTAATAGAGAACCTGCTTTTCGAACCTGGAACTACTGACTTTTTACACGGCAATACACCAAATGAACTGTATTATTTAGTGGATTTAATGGATTCGATACAAACCATGAAAATTCACATTGAAGGGCACGTATGCTGTATTGACGACAAGAAACTATCTAAAGAACGGGCTAAAACGGTCTATTTCTTTCTTCGTGCAAACGGAATCGACAAAAGCCGCATGACCTTTAAAGGCTATAGTAATAGCAGCCCCCGTGTCAAAGAGTTAACCAAAGAAGATGAAAAGCTGAACCGAAGAGTTGAAATAGTAATAACTGAAAGGTGA
- a CDS encoding gamma carbonic anhydrase family protein — MALIKSLMNHTPKFGADCYFAENATIIGNVITGDQCSFWFQAVVRGDVHSIELGNKVNVQDGAVIHCTYQKYATKIGNNVSIGHKAIVHGCTIHDNVLIGMGAIIMDGCEIHSNCIIAAGSVLTQGTKVESGSVYAGVPAKKVKDIDPTLFEGEVMRIANNYVKYSSWYK, encoded by the coding sequence ATGGCATTAATAAAATCACTAATGAATCACACTCCAAAATTTGGAGCGGATTGCTACTTCGCAGAAAATGCAACAATCATTGGAAATGTTATAACGGGAGATCAATGTAGCTTTTGGTTTCAGGCGGTTGTGCGGGGTGATGTACACAGTATCGAGTTAGGGAATAAGGTTAATGTTCAAGATGGTGCTGTTATACACTGCACCTATCAAAAATACGCAACAAAAATCGGGAATAATGTTTCCATTGGTCATAAAGCGATCGTTCATGGTTGTACCATTCACGATAACGTTCTCATTGGTATGGGGGCTATCATTATGGACGGATGTGAAATTCATTCGAATTGTATCATCGCAGCTGGAAGTGTCTTAACTCAAGGTACAAAAGTTGAATCTGGCTCAGTTTATGCGGGTGTTCCTGCTAAAAAAGTTAAAGATATTGATCCGACACTTTTTGAAGGTGAAGTAATGCGGATCGCTAATAATTACGTAAAATACTCCTCTTGGTATAAATAA
- a CDS encoding NifU family protein: MKRTVTVYAEATPNPATMKFVTDVMLMNGGESAEFLSIEDAKGFSTMAEALFAFPFVKSVFFANNFVTVTKTETIQWEFVMNELREFVRDWVQNNDTIVEKMPAPKSATGGSGVEQKIVSVEPELNTETDHLIYNLLEEYVKPAVESDGGAIDFKSFDEVTGTVTVVLRGSCSGCPSSTATLKGGIETLLKSNCPEVSEVVALEG; this comes from the coding sequence ATGAAGAGAACAGTAACTGTTTATGCTGAGGCAACACCTAATCCGGCCACAATGAAGTTTGTTACAGATGTGATGCTTATGAATGGTGGCGAATCTGCCGAATTCCTGTCTATTGAAGATGCTAAAGGATTTTCTACTATGGCAGAAGCGTTGTTTGCTTTCCCATTTGTCAAGTCAGTATTTTTTGCAAATAATTTTGTCACAGTTACAAAAACAGAAACGATCCAGTGGGAGTTCGTGATGAATGAACTTCGAGAATTTGTAAGGGATTGGGTGCAGAACAACGATACGATTGTTGAAAAAATGCCAGCGCCAAAATCAGCTACTGGAGGTAGTGGGGTAGAGCAAAAGATTGTCTCTGTAGAGCCTGAGCTAAACACTGAAACGGATCACTTAATTTATAACCTACTGGAGGAGTACGTTAAGCCTGCCGTTGAGAGTGACGGAGGTGCAATAGATTTTAAAAGCTTTGATGAAGTTACAGGTACAGTCACAGTTGTTTTGAGAGGGTCGTGCTCTGGGTGTCCTTCTTCAACGGCTACGTTGAAGGGAGGAATTGAGACCTTGTTAAAGTCAAATTGTCCGGAAGTAAGTGAAGTAGTAGCGCTAGAGGGTTAG
- a CDS encoding peptidylprolyl isomerase, producing MTFSRILLFSSLLLFATKFFGQQYKEEAKLKADSLYKLILNDPSIFCHLEDTFSADKGSPIGCGEYGYVEANLIVEPVRNLITAENLNKIMPPTETLFGYHIIIPLERRGSKIRFKHILIAFDKGL from the coding sequence ATGACTTTTTCTAGGATTTTATTATTTAGTTCTTTACTATTATTCGCAACGAAATTCTTTGGTCAACAGTATAAGGAAGAAGCTAAGCTTAAAGCCGACTCACTGTACAAATTAATTCTTAACGATCCTTCCATATTTTGCCACTTAGAAGATACTTTTTCAGCTGACAAAGGATCTCCAATTGGATGCGGGGAATACGGCTATGTTGAAGCAAACCTTATCGTTGAACCAGTTCGAAATCTAATCACCGCTGAGAATCTTAACAAAATTATGCCCCCAACTGAAACGCTATTTGGTTACCACATCATCATTCCTCTTGAAAGAAGAGGCTCTAAAATAAGATTCAAGCACATCTTGATAGCATTTGACAAGGGGCTCTAA
- the ahcY gene encoding adenosylhomocysteinase, translated as MSTMTEKLPYKVKDISLADWGRREIKLAEAEMPGLMALREEYGASKPLKGARIAGCLHMTIQTAVLIETLVELGADVTWSSCNIFSTQDHAAAAIAAAGIPVYAWKGMTEEEFDWCIEQTLFAFKDGQPLNMILDDGGDLTNMVFDQYPELTKDIKGLSEETTTGVHRLYERMKNGTLVMPAINVNDSVTKSKFDNKYGCKESLVDAIRRATDVMIAGKVAVVAGYGDVGKGSAASLRGAGARVIVTEIDPICALQAAMDGFAVKKMDTAVAEADIVVTTTGNKDIVVGRHFEMMKDKTIVCNIGHFDNEIEVPYLNEKYGATKVTIKPQVDMYNVNGKDIILLAEGRLVNLGCATGHPSFVMSNSFTNQTLAQIELWNNSDKYGNEVYMLPKHLDEKVAKLHLAKIGVELEELSQEQAEYIGVQVEGPYKPEHYRY; from the coding sequence ATGAGTACAATGACAGAAAAACTTCCTTACAAGGTTAAAGATATTAGTCTTGCTGACTGGGGTCGTAGAGAAATTAAATTGGCTGAAGCTGAAATGCCAGGATTAATGGCGCTTAGAGAAGAGTATGGAGCTAGCAAACCACTTAAGGGTGCGAGAATTGCTGGGTGTCTTCACATGACCATTCAGACTGCAGTATTAATCGAAACATTGGTAGAGCTTGGTGCAGATGTAACTTGGTCTTCATGCAATATTTTCTCTACTCAAGACCATGCTGCTGCAGCAATAGCCGCTGCTGGAATTCCTGTTTATGCATGGAAAGGAATGACAGAAGAAGAGTTTGATTGGTGTATCGAACAAACGCTATTCGCATTTAAAGATGGACAACCATTGAACATGATTCTTGACGATGGGGGTGACCTAACCAACATGGTTTTTGATCAGTACCCTGAATTAACGAAAGATATCAAAGGACTTTCTGAAGAAACGACTACGGGAGTTCACAGATTATACGAAAGAATGAAAAACGGCACTTTAGTGATGCCCGCAATCAATGTAAATGATTCTGTTACAAAATCTAAATTTGACAACAAATATGGATGTAAAGAATCTTTAGTTGATGCGATCAGAAGAGCTACGGACGTTATGATAGCTGGTAAAGTTGCTGTTGTAGCAGGATACGGAGATGTAGGTAAAGGTTCTGCGGCTTCTTTGAGAGGTGCTGGAGCGAGAGTGATCGTTACAGAGATCGATCCTATTTGTGCACTTCAAGCTGCAATGGACGGGTTTGCCGTTAAAAAGATGGATACAGCTGTAGCTGAAGCAGACATTGTGGTAACAACAACCGGAAATAAAGACATCGTAGTTGGACGTCACTTTGAGATGATGAAAGACAAAACGATCGTTTGTAACATCGGACACTTTGACAATGAAATTGAAGTACCTTACTTGAATGAAAAATACGGAGCTACGAAAGTAACCATTAAGCCGCAAGTAGATATGTACAACGTGAATGGCAAAGACATCATTCTTCTTGCAGAAGGAAGACTGGTTAACCTTGGATGTGCTACTGGTCACCCATCATTTGTGATGAGTAACTCGTTCACAAACCAAACACTTGCTCAAATTGAGTTGTGGAACAATTCAGATAAGTACGGGAATGAAGTGTACATGCTTCCGAAGCATCTTGATGAGAAAGTTGCTAAGCTTCACCTTGCTAAGATTGGTGTTGAGCTAGAAGAACTTTCACAAGAACAAGCTGAGTACATCGGTGTACAAGTTGAAGGACCATACAAACCAGAACACTATAGATATTAA
- a CDS encoding cryptochrome/photolyase family protein yields the protein MTIFWFRRDLRLEDNAGLYYALKESKEVQPIFIFDTTILDRLNSNKDARVNFIYNAVKKLKHELQHLGSDLKVYHGKPADILATLIKENIDAIFTNRDYEPEAIDRDKTIYELCQKNGVKFIAKKDQVIFDRNEILKTDGTPYTVYTPYSKKWKAKLNEFYTAPYPTLNYSQNLKKVSSEDMISMSKLGFEPADTVPETPSIPTSVISNYHETRDIPAIQGTSRLSVHLRFGTVSIRKLTRIALEHNEKWLNELIWRDFYQMIMYHFPHSKDQAFKPKYDLIEWENNEAHFKAWCEGKTGYPIVDAGMRELNTTGFMHNRVRMIVASFLTKHLLIDWRWGERYFAEKLLDFDLASNVGGWQWAAGSGCDAAPYFRVFNPYLQTEKFDPDEKYIMKWVPEYQGKDYPDPIVIHKEARQRALERYKLALN from the coding sequence ATGACAATTTTTTGGTTTAGAAGAGATCTCAGGTTGGAGGACAATGCTGGACTTTATTATGCGTTAAAAGAATCAAAAGAAGTCCAACCCATATTTATTTTTGATACCACAATTTTGGACCGGTTAAATTCCAACAAAGATGCTCGAGTCAATTTCATTTATAATGCGGTAAAAAAATTAAAACATGAGCTTCAGCATTTGGGTAGTGACCTGAAAGTCTATCATGGCAAACCTGCAGATATTCTTGCTACTTTGATCAAAGAAAATATTGATGCAATCTTCACCAATCGTGATTATGAGCCCGAAGCTATTGATCGAGACAAAACGATTTACGAATTATGTCAAAAGAATGGAGTTAAATTCATTGCAAAAAAAGATCAGGTCATTTTTGATCGAAATGAAATTCTAAAAACCGATGGAACCCCATACACTGTCTATACCCCCTACAGCAAAAAATGGAAAGCGAAATTGAATGAATTCTATACAGCACCTTATCCGACATTAAATTATAGCCAAAACTTAAAGAAAGTGTCTTCAGAAGACATGATCTCAATGAGTAAACTCGGGTTCGAACCAGCCGATACCGTTCCAGAGACTCCTTCAATACCCACTTCAGTCATCAGTAACTATCACGAAACCAGAGATATTCCTGCAATCCAAGGAACCTCACGATTGAGTGTGCATTTAAGATTCGGAACCGTAAGTATCCGGAAACTTACACGGATTGCTCTGGAGCACAACGAAAAATGGCTCAACGAACTCATCTGGCGTGATTTTTATCAAATGATAATGTATCACTTTCCGCATTCAAAAGATCAAGCCTTTAAGCCTAAATACGATCTCATTGAATGGGAAAACAATGAAGCACACTTTAAAGCCTGGTGTGAAGGAAAGACGGGCTATCCAATTGTTGATGCAGGTATGAGAGAATTGAACACTACTGGTTTTATGCACAACCGAGTTCGAATGATTGTTGCCAGCTTTTTGACGAAACATCTGTTGATCGATTGGCGATGGGGTGAGCGCTATTTTGCAGAGAAATTACTAGACTTCGATTTAGCAAGTAACGTAGGTGGTTGGCAGTGGGCAGCCGGAAGTGGTTGTGATGCAGCTCCTTACTTCAGAGTCTTCAATCCCTACCTTCAGACCGAAAAGTTTGACCCCGATGAAAAGTACATTATGAAATGGGTACCAGAATACCAAGGCAAAGATTATCCTGACCCAATCGTCATTCACAAAGAGGCACGACAACGAGCTCTTGAGCGATATAAATTAGCATTGAATTAA
- a CDS encoding OmpA family protein — protein MRSFYLLTVFLFGALLAGFAQEEEEVDPNCVPPTGKKAEKLWEKANDYQKYDYKERMTALNELLEMNEDCAPCMWQKAEETFRRAQMNGNSYEIPKKYYLMLEQTCPDYHADIYYQLGLIYYSEQQDCEALNYFKKFLDFKTDDDSKLSRNYDKQLKDVEEVLEEVDFYCNFYTTNKVNFNPVLVKNVSTAGRDEYLPIISPDNELIFYTQEYEYKAKGDMMTQTIQKFCEASRPSATAPFSEGKPMPEPFNVGPKYGGATISLDNKEMYVCACAKEANYWNCDIYMTKYDIKEVKGKKKYIWSDLVNIGPNVNGTKTWEAQPSLSADGKTLYFASARQGGYGNIDLYYSERDEDGNWGLAQNMGPVINSAGSDKSPFLHCDSRTLYFVSETSLERLGAGGFDIFYSKQDPNTGDWSEPKNIGYPINTAGDEEALIVSTDGNYGYFSSDQTKGGIGKKDIFYFYMPQHARPDKVVLMKGKINTDNIAEVKDAKLEVRFEDGTTTKQEIKVQDDGEYVAVANIGDGKQDALLEVKKKGKSYESKLITKESSNETFIKDQELEVKSIKKGSTFTIDDILYKTNSSELDKASLLVLNGFANWLKENPDVKIEIQGHTDDLGADADNLALSQDRAFTVMEYLSTQGIPASRMKFKGYGETAPKVPNTSDANRAKNRRTDFKIL, from the coding sequence ATGAGATCATTCTACCTATTAACCGTATTTCTTTTTGGTGCCTTGCTTGCTGGATTTGCGCAGGAGGAGGAAGAGGTTGACCCTAACTGTGTTCCTCCCACCGGAAAAAAGGCTGAAAAATTATGGGAGAAAGCAAATGATTATCAGAAATACGATTACAAAGAACGTATGACTGCGTTGAACGAATTGCTCGAAATGAACGAGGATTGCGCACCTTGTATGTGGCAGAAGGCAGAGGAGACGTTCAGACGAGCTCAGATGAATGGTAATTCTTACGAAATCCCAAAGAAATATTATCTAATGTTGGAGCAAACATGTCCTGACTATCATGCAGACATTTACTACCAACTTGGTCTGATCTACTATTCAGAACAGCAGGACTGTGAAGCACTCAACTACTTCAAAAAATTTCTGGACTTCAAAACGGATGATGATTCTAAACTAAGCAGAAATTACGACAAGCAGCTGAAAGACGTTGAAGAAGTTCTTGAAGAAGTAGATTTCTATTGTAACTTCTATACGACCAATAAAGTCAACTTTAATCCTGTTTTGGTTAAAAATGTTTCAACCGCAGGTAGAGATGAATACCTGCCCATAATATCTCCAGACAACGAATTGATATTCTATACGCAAGAATACGAATACAAAGCTAAAGGTGACATGATGACCCAAACTATTCAAAAATTCTGTGAAGCGTCAAGACCCTCTGCTACTGCTCCTTTTTCTGAGGGGAAACCCATGCCAGAACCTTTTAACGTAGGTCCGAAGTACGGTGGAGCAACCATTTCACTTGATAACAAAGAAATGTACGTTTGTGCTTGTGCGAAAGAAGCCAATTATTGGAATTGCGATATCTACATGACCAAATACGATATTAAAGAGGTCAAAGGGAAGAAAAAATACATTTGGTCAGATCTGGTAAACATCGGACCCAACGTGAACGGCACAAAAACATGGGAGGCCCAGCCATCGCTGAGTGCTGATGGTAAAACACTTTATTTCGCAAGTGCTCGACAAGGCGGCTATGGAAATATTGACCTCTATTATTCAGAACGTGATGAGGATGGCAATTGGGGGTTAGCACAAAACATGGGACCAGTGATTAACTCCGCTGGAAGTGATAAATCACCTTTTTTACATTGCGATAGCCGAACCTTGTATTTTGTCTCAGAAACTTCATTAGAGCGTTTAGGTGCTGGTGGGTTTGACATTTTCTACAGTAAACAAGACCCCAACACGGGAGATTGGTCTGAACCTAAAAACATTGGCTATCCGATTAACACGGCTGGCGATGAAGAAGCTCTAATTGTAAGTACTGATGGTAATTATGGTTATTTTTCTTCTGATCAAACAAAAGGCGGTATAGGCAAGAAAGATATCTTTTATTTTTATATGCCCCAACACGCCCGTCCAGACAAAGTGGTGTTGATGAAAGGTAAAATCAATACCGATAACATCGCAGAAGTAAAAGATGCGAAACTGGAAGTTCGCTTTGAGGATGGGACAACAACAAAACAAGAGATCAAAGTACAAGACGATGGTGAGTACGTGGCTGTTGCTAACATTGGTGATGGGAAACAGGACGCCCTATTAGAAGTTAAGAAAAAAGGGAAGTCTTATGAGTCTAAGTTAATCACCAAGGAATCCTCAAATGAAACATTCATTAAAGACCAGGAGTTGGAAGTTAAATCAATTAAAAAAGGAAGTACGTTTACTATAGACGACATCCTGTATAAAACGAATAGTTCCGAACTTGACAAGGCATCTCTACTGGTTTTAAATGGTTTTGCCAATTGGCTAAAGGAGAATCCAGACGTAAAAATCGAAATCCAAGGGCATACCGATGATCTTGGTGCTGATGCGGATAACCTTGCCTTATCACAAGACAGGGCGTTTACTGTAATGGAGTATCTTTCTACTCAAGGAATTCCCGCCTCACGAATGAAGTTCAAAGGTTATGGAGAAACCGCTCCAAAAGTACCCAACACTTCAGACGCCAATCGTGCAAAGAATCGTAGAACGGACTTTAAGATCCTCTAA
- a CDS encoding dicarboxylate/amino acid:cation symporter, which produces MKIAIHWRIIIGLVLGLGWAIASSYLGWSEFTLNWIDPFGKIFINLLKMIAVPLVLFSIIKGVADLKDITKLGKVGLKTLGVYLITTLFAISLGLSLANIGQPGKSLTDEQLVENRIKYELWAQENKVDLIDDINLLKDPAYKDQIATINEKYLKEKEENAQDASLQAKSDAASKQKDARPLQFLVDIVPTNIFGALTDVKNMLQVIFFGILFGIALLMIPKESSGPVSSLITGINDTFLKMVDIIMNAAPYFVFALMAGNFSDLAKDDPQKLWDSLFPLLEYSLLVLIGLALMIFVIYPVIMLIVTKKNGQPMSYTGFFKRISPAQFLAFSTSSSAATLPVTIECVRDRIGVSKEVTSFVLPIGATVNMDGTSLYQAVAAIFLAQSHMIDLTFGAQMEIMLLALLASIGSAAVPSAGIVMLMIVLSSVGLNPAWIVPILAVDRILDMCRTVVNVTGDATVATIIASTEKELNIVPDEILDQELDHVIDEHEGVA; this is translated from the coding sequence ATGAAGATAGCAATACACTGGCGAATAATTATTGGATTAGTCTTAGGTTTAGGATGGGCAATTGCCTCTAGCTACCTGGGTTGGTCTGAATTCACCTTGAACTGGATTGATCCATTCGGTAAGATTTTTATCAACCTACTAAAAATGATTGCCGTACCGCTAGTCCTTTTTTCGATTATCAAAGGAGTAGCTGACCTCAAGGATATTACCAAATTAGGAAAAGTGGGTCTCAAAACACTTGGAGTATATCTCATCACTACTTTGTTTGCCATTTCACTGGGCCTTTCTTTAGCGAATATTGGGCAGCCGGGTAAGTCACTAACCGATGAACAACTTGTTGAAAACAGGATTAAATACGAACTCTGGGCCCAAGAAAACAAAGTAGACCTGATTGACGATATCAACCTTCTTAAAGATCCTGCTTATAAAGATCAGATTGCAACTATTAACGAAAAATACCTCAAGGAAAAAGAAGAAAACGCGCAAGATGCTTCTCTTCAAGCAAAAAGCGATGCGGCTTCAAAACAAAAGGACGCCAGACCACTTCAATTCCTCGTAGACATTGTGCCTACCAACATTTTTGGAGCATTGACTGACGTCAAGAATATGCTTCAGGTGATCTTTTTCGGTATTCTCTTCGGAATAGCGCTGTTGATGATTCCAAAAGAAAGCTCGGGTCCAGTAAGTTCATTAATCACCGGGATTAACGACACCTTTCTAAAGATGGTTGACATCATCATGAATGCAGCTCCATACTTCGTTTTTGCGTTGATGGCCGGAAACTTCTCTGATCTTGCAAAAGATGATCCTCAAAAGTTGTGGGATTCACTTTTCCCCTTGCTCGAGTATTCTTTGCTCGTACTTATTGGTCTCGCGCTCATGATCTTTGTAATTTACCCCGTAATCATGTTAATCGTGACCAAAAAGAATGGTCAACCTATGAGTTATACTGGATTTTTTAAGAGAATAAGTCCTGCACAGTTTTTAGCTTTTTCAACCAGTTCAAGTGCCGCTACACTTCCTGTTACTATTGAATGTGTGCGTGATCGAATTGGGGTATCTAAAGAGGTAACGAGTTTCGTTTTGCCAATTGGAGCTACGGTTAATATGGATGGAACAAGTTTGTATCAGGCTGTTGCAGCCATATTCCTTGCGCAAAGCCACATGATCGATCTTACTTTCGGAGCTCAAATGGAAATCATGCTGTTGGCTTTGCTTGCTTCCATTGGATCTGCAGCAGTTCCAAGTGCGGGAATTGTCATGTTAATGATTGTGCTATCTAGCGTTGGACTCAACCCCGCATGGATTGTTCCTATTCTTGCCGTTGACCGGATTTTAGACATGTGCAGAACCGTGGTTAACGTCACAGGCGATGCAACCGTTGCAACCATCATTGCCAGTACAGAAAAAGAACTTAACATCGTTCCTGACGAAATCCTTGATCAAGAACTGGATCATGTAATTGATGAGCACGAAGGTGTTGCTTAA